In a single window of the Biomphalaria glabrata chromosome 13, xgBioGlab47.1, whole genome shotgun sequence genome:
- the LOC106056063 gene encoding mitochondrial 2-oxoglutarate/malate carrier protein-like, with protein sequence MSAPAKNAEPQQMGKGIKFLFGGSAGMAATVFVQPLDLVKNRMQLSGVGGAKKQYKTSFHALSSILKNEGLSGIYTGLSAGLLRQATYTTTRLGIYTSLFDMMSRDGKPPNFISKALIGVTAGGIGAFVGTPAEVALIRMTADGRLPLEERRGYKNVFNALARIVREEGVLTLWRGCIPTVGRAMVVNAAQLASYSQAKQMLITTGYFQDGLFLHFVASMISGLITTAASMPVDIAKTRIQNMKTVNGKPEYSGAVDVLSKTVRQEGFFSLWKGFTPYYARLGPHTVLTFIFLEQMNKAYRRYVLHDESASGGL encoded by the exons AATGGCAGCAACTGTTTTTGTTCAGCCTTTGGACCTTGTTAAAAATCGCATGCAACTTAGTG GTGTTGGTGGTGCCAAAAAACAGTACAAAACTAGTTTTCATGCACTTTCTTCTATCCTCAAGAATGAAGGGCTATCAGGGATATACACAGG tctaAGTGCCGGACTGTTGCGCCAAGCCACATACACTACCACACGATTAGGGATATACACATCACTTTTTGACATGATGTCCAG AGATGGAAAACCTCCAAACTTtatttcgaaagctttaattgGTGTTACTGCTGGTGGCATTGGTGCTTTTGTTGGTACCCCTGCAGAAGTAGCTCTGATCAGAATGACTGCTGATGGAAG GTTACCTTTAGAAGAGAGAAGaggatataaaaatgttttcaatgccCTGGCAAGGATTGTAAGAGAGGAAGGAGTCTTGACATTATGGAGG ggtTGTATACCAACAGTTGGTAGAGCTATGGTTGTGAATGCTGCTCAGCTTGCTTCCTACTCACAAGCTAAACAAATGCTGATTACCACAG gttattttcaagatggccttTTCCTCCATTTTGTTGCCAGTATGATTAGTGGTCTTATCACTACAGCAGCCTCCATGCCAGTTGATATTGCTAAAACAAG GATACAGAACATGAAAACAGTTAATGGCAAACCAGAATACTCAGGAGCTGTT GATGTTCtgtccaaaacagtcagacaaGAAGGTTTCTTTAGTTTGTGGAAAGGCTTTACACCTTACTATGCTCGACTGGGTCCTCATACAGTATTGACTTTCATTTTTCTTGAACAGATGAATAAAGCTTATCGTCGTTATGTCCTTCATGACGAATCTGCCAGTGGTGGCTTGTAG